One part of the Mycolicibacterium aromaticivorans JS19b1 = JCM 16368 genome encodes these proteins:
- the coaBC gene encoding bifunctional phosphopantothenoylcysteine decarboxylase/phosphopantothenate--cysteine ligase CoaBC, with translation MNRKRIIVGVAGGIAAYKACSVVRQLSEAGHDVRVIPTESALRFVGAATFEALSGHPVHTGVFEDVDEVPHVRLGQEADLVVVAPATADLLARAVAGRADDLLTATLLTARCPVLFAPAMHTEMWLHPATVANVETLRRRGAVVLEPASGRLTGADTGPGRLPEPEEITTFAELLLARADAMPFDLCGIKLLVSAGGTREAIDPVRFIGNRSSGKQGYAVARVAAQRGADVTLIAGNTAGLADPAGVHVLHITSAEQLHEAVTKHAPDAHVLVMAAAVADFRPAHVATSKIKKKLDVTEGPAIDLVRTDDVLAGAVRQRTDGQLPNMRAIVGFAAETGDANGDVLFHARAKLSRKGCDLLVVNAVGEGRAFEVDNNDGWLLSADGTEFALEHGSKTLMASRIVDAIAMLLRREA, from the coding sequence ATGAACCGCAAGCGGATCATCGTCGGCGTCGCCGGAGGCATCGCCGCATACAAGGCGTGTTCGGTCGTCCGCCAGCTCAGCGAGGCCGGCCATGACGTTCGCGTCATCCCGACCGAATCGGCACTGCGGTTCGTCGGTGCTGCCACGTTTGAGGCCTTGTCCGGGCATCCGGTCCACACCGGCGTCTTCGAGGACGTCGACGAAGTGCCGCACGTCCGGCTCGGGCAGGAAGCCGACCTCGTCGTCGTCGCCCCGGCCACCGCGGACCTGCTGGCCCGCGCCGTCGCCGGCCGCGCTGACGACCTGCTGACCGCGACTCTCCTCACGGCCCGCTGCCCGGTGTTGTTCGCGCCCGCCATGCACACCGAGATGTGGCTGCACCCGGCCACCGTCGCCAATGTGGAGACGCTGCGCCGCCGCGGGGCGGTGGTGCTGGAACCGGCATCCGGGCGACTCACCGGCGCCGACACCGGCCCGGGGCGGCTGCCCGAGCCGGAGGAGATCACCACCTTCGCCGAACTTCTGCTGGCCCGCGCCGACGCGATGCCCTTCGACCTGTGCGGGATCAAGCTCCTGGTCAGTGCTGGTGGCACCCGCGAAGCGATCGACCCGGTCCGCTTCATCGGCAACCGTAGCTCCGGCAAGCAGGGGTACGCGGTGGCCAGGGTCGCCGCCCAGCGCGGCGCCGACGTCACGCTGATCGCCGGCAACACCGCCGGGCTCGCCGACCCGGCCGGCGTCCACGTCCTGCACATCACGTCCGCCGAGCAACTGCACGAGGCCGTCACCAAGCACGCGCCGGACGCCCACGTTCTGGTGATGGCCGCCGCCGTCGCCGACTTCCGGCCCGCCCACGTGGCCACCAGCAAGATCAAGAAGAAGCTCGACGTGACCGAGGGTCCGGCGATCGACCTGGTGCGCACCGACGACGTGCTGGCCGGGGCGGTGCGTCAGCGCACCGACGGGCAGCTTCCCAATATGCGGGCCATCGTCGGCTTTGCCGCCGAAACCGGCGACGCCAACGGCGATGTGCTGTTCCATGCCCGCGCCAAGCTGTCCCGCAAAGGCTGTGATCTGCTCGTCGTCAACGCGGTCGGCGAGGGGCGGGCATTCGAGGTGGACAACAACGACGGATGGTTGTTGAGCGCCGACGGCACCGAGTTCGCGTTGGAACACGGGTCGAAGACGCTGATGGCAAGCCGTATCGTGGACGCGATTGCGATGCTTCTGCGGCGCGAGGCCTAG